One window from the genome of Cricetulus griseus strain 17A/GY chromosome 2, alternate assembly CriGri-PICRH-1.0, whole genome shotgun sequence encodes:
- the LOC113834193 gene encoding 60S ribosomal protein L29-like, translated as MEVDPKFLRKMWLVKKHSKKHLKKMRSHNVKAMSACSEAIEDFQSQRWLSPGCHKAPAAISVTWLPSLTPIGKWIRNYMAKFQTKEVATALPQAQASAPAQAPKGPQAPAKDP; from the coding sequence ATGGAGGTCGACCCCAAGTTCCTGAGGAAGATGTGGCTAGTCAAGAAGCACAGCAAAAAACACCTTAAGAAGATGCGGTCACACAATGTGAAGGCAATGAGTGCATGCTCAGAGGCCATCGAGGATTTTCAAAGCCAGAGGTGGTTAAGTCCAGGATGCCACAAGGCCCCAGCAGCAATCTCAGTCACATGGCTTCCATCACTCACCCCAATTGGGAAGTGGATTAGAAACTACATGGCCAAGTTTCAAACCAAGGAAGTGGCCACAGCTCTACCTCAGGCCCAGGCTTCAGCTCCAGCTCAGGCTCCAAAAGGTCCCCAGGCCCCTGCAAAGGACCCATAA